A stretch of DNA from Paenibacillus sp. FSL W8-0186:
ATTTAAGCAAGTTGTGAAAACGCTGTCCGACAACGGCGTAGCGCCGATTGCCCTGGGCAACAAAGACCGCTGGACCGGTTCCCTCTGGTACATGTACATGGCTGACCGGATTGCGGGACAGCAAACGCTGGCTAACGCGATCAGCGGCTCCGCTTCCTTCAAGGATGAAGGGCTGATTAAGGCTGCAACGGAAGTTCAAGCGCTCGTAGACAGCAATGCTTTTGTCAAAGGTTTCAACGGTTTGTCCAATGAAGAGGCGAAATCCGAGTTCCTGAACGACAAAGCAGCAATGTATATGATGGGTTCCTGGGATCTTCCAAACTTTACGACGAATGAAGAAATTCCGCAGGAATTCCGCAACAATGTCGGCTTCTTTAAGTTCCCGACCGTGGAAGGCGGCAAGGGCGACATCAACAGCTGGGTTGGCGGTCCGGGCGTAGGCTTGTTCGTGGGTGAGAACTCCAAAGTGAAGGATGAAGCCAAGAAATTTGTAGAATACTTCGTCACCAAATGGGGCGAGCAATCCGTAACCGGCGCAGGCGTTATCCCGGCTACGAAGGTAGATACGTCCAATCTGGAGCTGCCTCAATTGTATATCGATCTGTTTAATGAAATGAATCAGGCAAGCAGCATCACCTTGTTCGCAGACGTACAAATGCCTGCGAATGCGGCAGAGACGCACCTTAACATGATCCAGGCTCTCTTTGGCAAGGCGGTAACGCCGGAGAAATTCTCGGAAGAGCATGACGCGGCAATCGCCAGAGGACAATAAAGCTGAGGTTCAAAGGCACTTGTGCAACACAGGATGAAGAGATCTATCCGGCAGTATTGCCGGATAGACTTTTCTTAACAGCGACTTAGAAACGACTATGGAGGAAAGGAGTCGGACAACGTGGATAAGGTGCTCTCCAATAAAAAGATAATTGCACTCTATGTACTGCCATCACTGCTTCTCATTTTGGGCGTCGTGTACATTCCGATCATACTTACCGGCTACTACGGCTTGAATAAATGGAATGGCATCAGCGCCATGAGTTATATCGGTTTTGAAAACTATCTGGCTCTAGCGAAGGATAGCGCATTTTGGAGCAGTGCCTGGCACTCGCTTCTGCTGGCTTTGTTCTCTACGCTCAGCTTAGTGATTTATTTGGCTGTAGCTATGGTTCTTGCTACCCGCATCAAGGGAGCGAACCTGTTCCGTAAAATCTATTTGATCCCGATGCTGTTGTCGTCGGTTGCGATTGCGCAATTGTGGCTAAAAATTTACCATCCGACCAATGGGATCGTAAACAGCTTTTTGCAATCTATCGGTATTGCTAATCCTCCTGCATGGCTTGCAGACACATCGCTGGTACTGCCTGCACTGTTCATTCCGATTCTGTGGCAATATGCGGGTTTTTATATTCTGATCTACTATGCAGCGCTGAAGAATATTCCGGCTTCCCTGGAGGAAGCGGCGAAGATAGACGGTGCGAACGCACTGCAAATCGCTTGGAAAATCAAGCTTCCGCTTGCGATGGAAGTGATCAAGGTTACGATCGTTCTTGCCGTTGTCGGGTCGCTGAAATATTTTGACCTGATCTACGTCATGACCGACGGCGGACCAAACGGAGCCAGTGAGGTTATGGCCTCGTACATGTATCGCGTAGCTTTCCGGGCTCATGATTTCGGCTACGGCAGCGCGATCGGATTCTTCCTGCTCGTCATTTGTCTCATCATTACGTGGATTATTCGCAAATTAACCGCTACGAAAGATACCATTCAATATTCCTAAGGAGGGACGCTTCATGATATCTGGAACCGCAGGACAGCTTCAGAGCGGGCCGGCTAGCTCGGGGGCAGCCCTTGGACGCAAAATAGGCTATGGCCTGCTGTATATCATTCTGATTCTGGTGGCTGTTCTTCAAATACTGCCGCTCGTATGGCTGCTGTTCTTCTCGCTTAAAAACAATCAGGAAGTGTTCAACCTTCCGCCGTTCTCGCTCCCGATGGACCCTAAATGGGCAAACTATAGCAAGGTATGGAACGCGGGGAATATTAATGTGTACTTCTTGAACAGCGTATGGGTTACTGTGTTGGCGACCGCGCTCACAGTCCTCCTGGCAAGTCTGGTCACGTATGCCGTGACGAGAATGAAGTGGAAGGGAAGCTCCTTCGTGCTTGGCCTGTTTATGGTCGCAATGATGATTCCTGTCCACTCGACGCTCATTCCTTTGTTTAGCGTATATAACAAAATCGGATTGACGGATCATCCGTTGTCGCTCATATTCTCCTATGTTGCGTTCAATATGCCGATTACGATCATGATCCTGCTGGGCTTCTACTATGCGCTGCCGCGCGAGGTGGAGGAGGCCGCCGTCATCGACGGCTGCTCGGTGAACCGGATGTTCGCGCAAATCGTATTTCCTATGACGAGCTCCGTGCTGGCCACAACAGCGATCATCAACATGATCTATAACTGGAACGAGTTTATTTTCGTAAATACGTTCATTAGCTCCGATATCTACAAGACCCTGACGGTCGGTGTACAGAACTTCATCGGTCAATATACGACGGACTGGGGTGCAATCGGCGCTACTCTGATGATCAGCATTCTGCCGATCCTGATCACCTTCCTGTTCCTTAGCGACAAGATCGTCGAAGGGATCGCCGCCGGTTCGGTTAAGGGTTAAGTTGATACAGAAACAGTAAGAAGCCGTGATTAAAGTAATTTATAGCAGTAACTGACTGTTAAGAAGCCGTGAACAAAATAATGTTATAGCTAATCTGTATGTGATAAAGAACCTGGGCGAACCCCGGGTTCTTTATTTTTGGGTTGAGGGTAAGTTTGGGGATGAGGGCGTGACGCAGTGTGTAGGATAGATGGACGATGAGGCGTAGTAAGTAGTAAGTAAGTAGTATAGTGTGACCAGCCAGGCAACATGTGCGAACGTAACGGTGGCACGGGAGTGAAACGGGTAAGGAGCAAGTGAGTGAATGAGTAACAAAATAGCTGAGTAGCAGGGTAAGCAAGGTAACTAATTGTCTGGCGATCGGATGTGCGTAAATTAGGTGGTGGCATGCTAACGGACATTGGTTCCGCTATAGCTTCAAAATTGGCGAATTTGCAGATCTAACGGACACAGGAGCCCCTATTGTGCCTAAAAGCCTCGTAAAAAAGACGATTAAGGGCAAATAACGTCCCTGGTGTCCGTTAGGGTTGGGAAAGTATCTTTTTGGGGAGAATAGCGTCTCTTGTGTCCATAAGGACTCAGTGGGGAGCCGAACCACAAATGGACAACGAGTAACCAACTGAAAGTTGTGAGTAACCACGGCCACACCGCAGACAACGAGCTAACCTCAGACCAGCCAAGTATGAGTGATGATCAACCACAAAGCAGGCCGCCCCAGGATAACCATATCCTTGGACGGCCTGCTGTTTCATAGATTAATTGTTCTTGTAGACGAAATAGTCGAAGTCGGCTGGCTCGTTTTGACCGGAAGTGTCCTGGCACTGCATGCCTACGAACGCTCCTGTGAAGAAGCCTCCGCCTTGGATGTAGTCGTCCGACAGCTTGTAGGAATAGAAGTTGATCGGGATGACGGTCCAATTGGCTCCATCGAACGAATAGGAGTAACGGTACACATCGGTCTCAACGTCTACGCGCAGGTACACATACTGGACGTCCTCAGGAATCGCGATTTCATTGCCTTGCAGCGGTGCGGAGAACGTAAAGTTGTCGCATGCCACGATTTCCAGGATTCTGCCCTTGTCCTCATTCCAGGAAATTTGGCAGGAAGTCCAGTTCTGGGTGTTGTAGTAATTGACTAACCCGGCAGACTGCTGGAATGTCGTTGGATTGAACGCAACCTTGGTTTCCGCCGTGAAGTTGAAATGCTGCCAGCGTCTGGCAATGAACGCCTGTGTAAATTTGGACGTCAGCGATTCCTTGCCGTAAAGACGCAGATGGCCTGGTTTGTCGGTAAGTGAAACGATATTCTCGCCAAGTGGAATCCGCAGGCTCTGGAAGTGGAGGTTCAGCTTGTCGCTATCGAAATCGTCTTTCTCTGGGAAATCGGGCTCCCACTTCACTTCCGGAATGTTAGGCCCTTCGATTTGCAGGGAAGGCTGATTGCCGCCCACGACGTAAGGCCAGTCGTTCTTCCATTCCAAGCGCTGAATAGCCGTCTCTCTGCCCAGCGGGCAATAGCCGCGAGGGTCGAGCAATGGCTGACCTTCCCGGGACAACGGTCTTCCCGTCAGGTGAACGAGGAACCATTCGTCGGTATGCGTCTGCACGATCGAGGCATGTCCAGCCTTTTGCAGCGGGTTACGCGGTACGGCAAATGACGAGATCAGCGGGTTGTCTGGATGTACCTCGTAAGGGCCGCGCAGATTTTTGGATCGTGCCAGCGTTGCGCAGTGATCGTATTTGGTGCCGCCTTCGGCCGTCAGCAAATAGTAGTAGCCGTTGATTTTGTATAAGTGTGGCGCTTCCGTCAGCTTAATATCGGTTCCTTTGAAAATAACTTCCCGCTTGCCAACCAGCTTCTTCTCACTGGCGTTGTACTCTTGAAGTACGATCCCATAGAAACTGTGATGGCCGACGCGCTGATCCCACAGCATGTTGACGAGATATTTCTTGCCGTCCTCATCATGGAACAACGATGGATCGAAGCCGGAGCTGTTCAAATAAATCGGCTCGGACCATTCGCCGTCGATCGTATCGCAGGTCACGAGATAGTTGTGGCAGTCCTTCCATTGGCCTTCGGTCACTTTTACGTCCGTGTAAATGAGCCAGAATTGACCGTCCGCGTAGGACAGCTGAGGCGCCCAGATTCCGCCGGAATCCGGATTGCCCATCATGTTGAGCTGGCTTAAGCGGTTCAGAGGTCTCGTTACCAGCCGCCAGTTCTTCAAATCCTTTGAGTGGTAAATGCCCACGCCAGGGAACCATTCGAAGGTGGATACGGCAATATAGTAGTCTTCTCCAACACGACAAATGCTCGGGTCTGGGTTGAAGCCCGTCAAAATCGGGTTTTGAATGATAGCCATGCCTTTTGCTCCTTTATTAGGTTATTTGGAAAAGATGGGAGTCGAATAATTGAGGTTCACACAGATAAATTACCCATTTCCACAAATGGCCTACGGGTACTATATCTATGTTACAATAACTATATTGTAACAATCTTATATGAAGCTTCCAATATCCATTGTATGTGGTTTTTTACCCAAATCAATTAACTTTGTCGGCTGTGAGAAATGATTGTAAAGGAGTCAGGTGCTATGGAGGTCAAAACGGATCGAATGAGAAAAGAAATGATGCTGCCCGACATGGAATCCACTTTCCGCGTATTTGCCGCCCACTGGCGCACGGTCGACCGGGATTGGAAGTATCCTTCCCATAAACATCCCCTGTTCGAGGTCAATCTGGTTCTGTCCGGTACGCAGGAAATGAAGGTCAATCGAACGGTCTACGTACAGCAGCCGGGTGATCTGCTCCTGCTTGGGCCGGATGACGTGCATGAAAGCCGGGTGCTCGGCGAGGAGGAAATGACGTATTATTGCGTGCATTTTGACGTGGATGAACGAGCCTTCCGGGAGCTGTTGTACCGCAACGAAGCCTGTTATCATGCTGCGGGAAGCGAACTGGCATCAGCGATCCGCCCTGCGCTGGACAAGCTGATCGCTCTGACGTCGGAGGAGGCTGTGGTCCGCGTAGAATCCCGCATGGCAGCATTGTCTGCGTTGTTCGAGCTGTTTGCGGGAATTAGCGGCACGCTTGGCAGGCGGGACGGCGATGCTCCGCCATCGCGGATGTCTCAGACCGCTTCCGAGGTTGCTGCTTTACTGGAGCAAGCCGTGGATGAAACAGCGGAAGGAACCCGCGATGGCCGGGACATGGAGACGATCGAGTCGATCGCTGCGGCAGTAGGCTACAGCCCCTCTTCGGTGAACCGGATGTTTACATCGGTATTTGGCGTGTCCCCGCGGCAGTACATGTCCAACTTGATGCTCAAGAAGTCCAAGCTGCTGCTAATGGATCCCGAGTTAACAATCGAGGACGTTTCGCATAGGCTGGGCTACAAGAATATCGCCCATTTCAGCCGCCAGTTCAAGCGCTGGACCGGAGAATCGCCAAGCCGTTTCAGGGGGCGGTTTCATAATTAGGGCTTTAATGTCTGGTTCAGGAATTCATATTTACAGCAGTAAAAAAATAACATATACTCCTTACTGTTTGGCATTTCAAAAGGAATGACCTATAAATTGGTAAGGAGTGATTTTTTCGTTGAATCAAAACCAAACACGTAATCCGGGCCCCAGCTTAGACCCGAATTATAATGCTCCAGTTTCTGGGCCTCCTCCATGGGGAAATTACAACGGTCCGCCAGTTCCACCGGAGCCGCAATATTCGCGGGTAGAAGCAATCGCCCGCAGCTATGGAACCGGCATCGTCTTTAGACGTTGGGCCGCTACGATGATAGACCTGGTCACTTTTGTGGGGATTCTCTTTACGATGCTCTCTTTTAACAATCCGTATTTGGCCCCGGTCTTTATTGGTTTCCTGCTGCTGTATCATCTTTTGCTTGAAGGCTTTACGGGTTACACAGTAGGAAAATTCATTGTCCGCATGATGGAAGGCCGCCGGGATTGCTTAAGTCCTTGATTCGGACGCTGCTCCGCCTCGTCGAGACGAATCCAGCGTTATTTGGGGCCATACCTGCGGGAATATGCGCTCTGGCCACGAAGAAGAAGCAGCGTCTAGGGGATATGGCCGCCAATACATATGTGTTAAAAGTGTCGGATTTAAAGTTCAAGGAGCCGAGCCGCCGGGCCAAAATTACGCTTACGGCGATATTCTCTGTCATTATTTGCCTGGCAGTAATACCGAACGTGATTGCCTTGACCATAACCGATTATCCGGAGTCTAAGCCGGTAAGCGTTGTACATAGAAGTGAAGATGGTCAGTTTCAAATAACGGATGGATTAGGATTAAGACGTGATTCTTCGACAATCAAAGAGATTGACGCGAACCTGGCAATATCCAACTATTGGGGCAGCAAAGGTATTGTTGTATTTACATATCCAAAAGAGGAATTTGAAGCTGATGTTACGCTAGAGGATTTTTACTTAGCCATGAAGGAGGAAAGGCTGGGTGCAGCGACAACCGTTATCCAGGACCGGATGATCCGAATAAACGGCGATGGGGCTTACGAATTGATCTACCGGGAGAAGGTCGACGGAGATGATTACATTTATATTGCGACATTTGTAGCTACACCGGAGCATTTTCATGAAGTCATCGCCATTACGGAAAAACGGTATTACGAGGAAGACCGGTCTAAGCTTCGCGCAACCATAGCTACCTTCAAGGAAACGAGCGGCGATACATAAGTTATGCTGCAGCCAGGATTGCCCCAAGGTCAAAATATATGACCTATTGGGGAAGTTATTTTTTATAGCTCTCCCCTCGCTTTCTGGAGGACCTGGGCGAGTGGCCAGTCACTTTTTTGAACATTTTCGAGAACAGAAACGGGTCGGTATAGCCGACAGAGCGCGATACATCGCTGATGGTAAGCTCGGGGTTGCGGAGCAGCTCGATGGCTCGATTCATCCGATATTCCAGCAAAAAGGTTTGTAAAGAGACGCCGAACTGCGCCTTGAACAGCCCGGATAAATAAGTCCGGTCAAGCCCGACGGAACGGGCGATGTCCATGACGGTAATTTTTTGGCTGTAGCTTCGCTCGATCCATTCAATGGCTTTGCTCACATAGACTTCTTTGGAGTGGGAGGCCTTAGGCTCCAGTGCCGCATCCGGTGAACAGGAAATCAGTTCGGCCATCATGCGGTAAACGATACTCTGAATCAGAACGTCTCCGCCGCGTTCCAAGCGGGCAGCTGCGAGATCGTTGTAGAAGGTTTTGAACAGGCGGCTGTTTGTTTGAAAAATGGGGCTGACCAGGGAGAGGCCGGCCCGCTGCAGCAAGGATTTGACATGGAGCCCTCTGAAGCCGATCCAGGAATACGTCCATGGGCTGGCCGTGTCAGCCTCATAGTGGACCAGGGTATCGGGGGGAATAAGGAAGCCATCACCAGATTGCAGTTCATAGGTCTGGCCGCCGAGATGAAACCGCCCCGCCCCTTCAAGGACGTAGTGGATAATGTAGCAGTCGCGCAGCCCGGGGCCCCAGGCATGGCCGGACAGGCATTCCTCCATGCCAAAGAATAGCAGGCTGAGATCCATTTGGCTCTGAAAAGTTTCGTTAAAGTGAACGATATTGATACGGCTCATTTTGCTGTGTTCCCTCCTTCCGTACCGGCTCGCCGCATTCAGCACCATGTATTGCGCCCATGCGGTGAATAGCCGGCTTCTTGTTATTGCATGTTACATGCATTATAACAGGTATGGTATTGGATACAACCGAGGAAGTCAGGTTAGTAAATGGGATTATGACATGTTTATGTGGGAATGAGCCATGTTCAGTCCACTGCTTTGCGCATATAGTTAAGTTACATTTAACGAATGATGGAGGCGATGAAGCAGTGGCTAAAATTACATTTTTGGGCGCAGGAAGTACGGTATTTGTCAAAAACGTTCTTGGAGACGTGATGCTGACCGAATCTCTGCAGGGCTTTGAACTCGCTTTATTTGATATCGATATGGAGCGGCTAAAGGATTCGGAGAACCTGCTCAACAGCATGAAGCAATCGCTTGGCAGTACCTGTGTTGTAAAGGCTTACAGCGATCGGAAGGAAGCGCTTCGGGGCGCGAAATATGTCATTAACGCGATTCAGGTGGGGGGATATGACCCTTGCACGATTACCGATTTTGAAATCCCGAAAAAATATGGACTGCGGCAGACGATTGCCGATACGCTGGGGATCGGCGGCATATTCCGCAACTTACGGACGATTCCGGTGATGCTCGACTTCGCTCGGGATATGCAGGAGGTATGCCCGGATGCTTGGTTCTTAAATTATACGAACCCGATGGCGGTACTGACGAGTGTCATGAATACCGTGGGCGGAATCAAAACTGTCGGCTTGTGCCATAGCGTCCAGAAATGCATTCCGGAGCTGTTTGGAGCGCTTGGCTTGAGCGAGGAAGGCCTGGAGACGAAGATAGCCGGGATCAATCATATGGCCTGGCTGCTGGAAGTGAAGCGGGACGGCAAGGATCTGTACCCGGAAATCCGCAGGCTGGCCGCCGAGAAGCAGAAGGAGAGCCACCATGATATGGTGCGCTTTGAGCTGATGCTGCGCTTCGGCTATTATGTCACGGAATCCTCGGAGCATAATGCTGAATATCATCCGTATTTTATTAAACGTAATTATCCCGAGCTGATCGAGCGCTTCAATATTCCGCTGGATGAGTATCCGCGGCGCTGCATAGCTCAAATCGAAGGCTGGAAGGAGCAGCGGGAAAAGCTGTTTGCCAGCGAAAGCATCGAGCATACCCGTAGTCTGGAATACGCTTCGTATATTCTGGAGGCGATGGAGACGAACCGTCCATACAAAATTGGGGGCAACGTCATGAACACAGGCCTGATTACCAACCTGCCGCAGGAAGCCTGCGTCGAGGTGCCATGCTTGGTCGATGCTTCGGGCATTACACCAACCTATGTCGGAGCGCTGCCGCCACAGCTTGCCGCATTGAACCGGACGAATATTAATACGCAGCTGCTGACGATCGAAGCGGCGGTTACCGGAAAGAAGGAGCATATCTATCATGCGGCACTGCTTGATCCGCACACAGCTGCGGAGCTCTCGATCGACGACATCGTGGCGATGTGTGACGATTTGATCGAAGCCCATGGAGACTGGCTGCCGAGGTTTCAATAGCGGCTTCACCTCCAACTATTGACGCTGCTTGGCAGGTGCTGGTATCATTTGGTCAATTGGCGAAGAACGTCCTCAATCACTTTTAGGTGGTTTGAGGGCGTTTTTTTATTTTAATATTCGGTGGAGTAGGAGGAACTGTCTGTGATGATGAGTTTTCAGGAAGCCCACACAGCTTTTATTCAGAGCCATTTGGGCCGTCGAACGGGTGAGCGAAAAAGCAGACTGGAAAGAGGGCATGGACATGGAGAGATTCTTTTTGCAGAGAATGTATGGTGGCCATTAAAAGGAGGTTTTGATGGTCTTCATCCTGAATACGAAGTGCTCGATTGGCGCGGGAGGTCGTATTTTGCCGATTATGTCTTTGATCCGATGTTAAGCCGGTTATTGATCGAAATTAAGGGATTTGGCGAGCATGTCACCAACATGGACCGCAAAAAGTATTGCAACGAACTCAAGCGGGAAGCGTTTTTGGCTGGTATGGGATTTCAAGTCATTTCATTCGCTTACGATGATGTGGCGTATCAGCCGGCTGTCTGCATTTACTTGCTGCGTATGGTGCTGAGCCGATTTGAAACGTCGAATAAGCAGGTGGAACGGATTTTTTTCGCGGATCAAGAGATCATTCGCTACGCCATCTTTCTAGCCCGACCAATTCGACCTATTGATATCGCGGAACATTTCTCGATCAACCATCGCACCGCGCTCGGCCATTTGAAGCGACTATGTCAGAAGGGTTGGCTAAAGCCGGCCTATCGCGGGACAGGACAACGCATTTTGTACTATGAATTAACGAGGCAAGGGATCGATGGGTTGGATAGGGGACTTAATTAGCTCGTGCATGGGGCATGTTAGTTTTATTTAGAAATGTTAGTCTGGTCACCGGGTTTGAGGATGAATCCGGGTACTACATGCATTTTATACAACTAGTTAGCCTCCTTTATCAAAAAGCAATCGTGCTAAATGCAGATCATGCAGTTAGTTTGGCTGAATTAGGTTGAATCGTCATATTTATCTCAAACTAAGTGTAGGTTCTACAGTTAGTTGCCGCCAACTCGGCAAAACTCGGTGAACTAACTGTATGAAATGCATCTAGATCTAGATACCTCGCTAATCCAGACGTACCCACCATCATGGCCATCATCGCCATCAGACTATCCTAATGTCACCACTCCTACTCATGCTTGTACGAAATTGTAATCATGCTTGTGTGTGGTCGTAATTGTACGTGGTCAGCTTGTTCATTGGCATGCTCGTGCACGGGGCATGTTAGTTTTATTTAGAAATGTTAGTCTGCTTACTGGGTTTGAGGATGAATCCGGGTACTACATGCATTTTATACAACTAGTTAGCCTCCTTTATCAAAAAGCAATCGTGCTAAATGCAGATCATGCAGTTAGTTTGGCTGAATTAGGTTGAATCGTCATATTTATCTCAAACTAAGTGTAGGTTCTACAGTTAGTTGCCGCTAACTCGGCAAAACTCGGTGAACTAACTGTATGAAATGCATCTAGATCTAGATACCTCGCTAATCCAGACGTACCCACCATCATCGCCATCATCGCCATCAAACTATCCTAATGTCACAGTTCTACTAGCCGTTGTCACCACCCAGCCATAGTGCCCTCTAGTCGCATCCGTCAATCATGGCCGTCACCATAATTAACTCATCCCATATAGCGAAGTTGCTGCTGCCTACATTAATTACTTGCCCTACCTGCAACACTACGTGTCTACATTACTGCC
This window harbors:
- a CDS encoding AraC family transcriptional regulator codes for the protein MEVKTDRMRKEMMLPDMESTFRVFAAHWRTVDRDWKYPSHKHPLFEVNLVLSGTQEMKVNRTVYVQQPGDLLLLGPDDVHESRVLGEEEMTYYCVHFDVDERAFRELLYRNEACYHAAGSELASAIRPALDKLIALTSEEAVVRVESRMAALSALFELFAGISGTLGRRDGDAPPSRMSQTASEVAALLEQAVDETAEGTRDGRDMETIESIAAAVGYSPSSVNRMFTSVFGVSPRQYMSNLMLKKSKLLLMDPELTIEDVSHRLGYKNIAHFSRQFKRWTGESPSRFRGRFHN
- a CDS encoding extracellular solute-binding protein produces the protein MFKKKWTMLLLTSLCLALVLGGCGSKGNNGGASQGGGEAKGDQVTVTFMHLWPEGVSAGQNKIVNQIITEYQNENPNVKIKQEVLDNEQYKNKLKVLSASNELPDVGVTWAAGFLQPYVEGNLFAPVDDLLNGELNGKFVAGTTEAYNIDGKTYALPLEFNIAPVYYNKAIFAKYNLEVPQTYEQFKQVVKTLSDNGVAPIALGNKDRWTGSLWYMYMADRIAGQQTLANAISGSASFKDEGLIKAATEVQALVDSNAFVKGFNGLSNEEAKSEFLNDKAAMYMMGSWDLPNFTTNEEIPQEFRNNVGFFKFPTVEGGKGDINSWVGGPGVGLFVGENSKVKDEAKKFVEYFVTKWGEQSVTGAGVIPATKVDTSNLELPQLYIDLFNEMNQASSITLFADVQMPANAAETHLNMIQALFGKAVTPEKFSEEHDAAIARGQ
- a CDS encoding alpha-glucosidase/alpha-galactosidase, coding for MAKITFLGAGSTVFVKNVLGDVMLTESLQGFELALFDIDMERLKDSENLLNSMKQSLGSTCVVKAYSDRKEALRGAKYVINAIQVGGYDPCTITDFEIPKKYGLRQTIADTLGIGGIFRNLRTIPVMLDFARDMQEVCPDAWFLNYTNPMAVLTSVMNTVGGIKTVGLCHSVQKCIPELFGALGLSEEGLETKIAGINHMAWLLEVKRDGKDLYPEIRRLAAEKQKESHHDMVRFELMLRFGYYVTESSEHNAEYHPYFIKRNYPELIERFNIPLDEYPRRCIAQIEGWKEQREKLFASESIEHTRSLEYASYILEAMETNRPYKIGGNVMNTGLITNLPQEACVEVPCLVDASGITPTYVGALPPQLAALNRTNINTQLLTIEAAVTGKKEHIYHAALLDPHTAAELSIDDIVAMCDDLIEAHGDWLPRFQ
- a CDS encoding glycoside hydrolase family 43 protein codes for the protein MAIIQNPILTGFNPDPSICRVGEDYYIAVSTFEWFPGVGIYHSKDLKNWRLVTRPLNRLSQLNMMGNPDSGGIWAPQLSYADGQFWLIYTDVKVTEGQWKDCHNYLVTCDTIDGEWSEPIYLNSSGFDPSLFHDEDGKKYLVNMLWDQRVGHHSFYGIVLQEYNASEKKLVGKREVIFKGTDIKLTEAPHLYKINGYYYLLTAEGGTKYDHCATLARSKNLRGPYEVHPDNPLISSFAVPRNPLQKAGHASIVQTHTDEWFLVHLTGRPLSREGQPLLDPRGYCPLGRETAIQRLEWKNDWPYVVGGNQPSLQIEGPNIPEVKWEPDFPEKDDFDSDKLNLHFQSLRIPLGENIVSLTDKPGHLRLYGKESLTSKFTQAFIARRWQHFNFTAETKVAFNPTTFQQSAGLVNYYNTQNWTSCQISWNEDKGRILEIVACDNFTFSAPLQGNEIAIPEDVQYVYLRVDVETDVYRYSYSFDGANWTVIPINFYSYKLSDDYIQGGGFFTGAFVGMQCQDTSGQNEPADFDYFVYKNN
- a CDS encoding carbohydrate ABC transporter permease — protein: MISGTAGQLQSGPASSGAALGRKIGYGLLYIILILVAVLQILPLVWLLFFSLKNNQEVFNLPPFSLPMDPKWANYSKVWNAGNINVYFLNSVWVTVLATALTVLLASLVTYAVTRMKWKGSSFVLGLFMVAMMIPVHSTLIPLFSVYNKIGLTDHPLSLIFSYVAFNMPITIMILLGFYYALPREVEEAAVIDGCSVNRMFAQIVFPMTSSVLATTAIINMIYNWNEFIFVNTFISSDIYKTLTVGVQNFIGQYTTDWGAIGATLMISILPILITFLFLSDKIVEGIAAGSVKG
- a CDS encoding sugar ABC transporter permease; its protein translation is MDKVLSNKKIIALYVLPSLLLILGVVYIPIILTGYYGLNKWNGISAMSYIGFENYLALAKDSAFWSSAWHSLLLALFSTLSLVIYLAVAMVLATRIKGANLFRKIYLIPMLLSSVAIAQLWLKIYHPTNGIVNSFLQSIGIANPPAWLADTSLVLPALFIPILWQYAGFYILIYYAALKNIPASLEEAAKIDGANALQIAWKIKLPLAMEVIKVTIVLAVVGSLKYFDLIYVMTDGGPNGASEVMASYMYRVAFRAHDFGYGSAIGFFLLVICLIITWIIRKLTATKDTIQYS
- a CDS encoding AraC family transcriptional regulator — its product is MSRINIVHFNETFQSQMDLSLLFFGMEECLSGHAWGPGLRDCYIIHYVLEGAGRFHLGGQTYELQSGDGFLIPPDTLVHYEADTASPWTYSWIGFRGLHVKSLLQRAGLSLVSPIFQTNSRLFKTFYNDLAAARLERGGDVLIQSIVYRMMAELISCSPDAALEPKASHSKEVYVSKAIEWIERSYSQKITVMDIARSVGLDRTYLSGLFKAQFGVSLQTFLLEYRMNRAIELLRNPELTISDVSRSVGYTDPFLFSKMFKKVTGHSPRSSRKRGESYKK